ACAAAACATAAAGATACTGAACCAATTAAAATTTGGATTGTGTATAATCGCATTATATATCACTGGAGTTACAATACTTTTAAAACATTACAAAAACTTATGATGTACTtgttgtattaaatttttgttggATAATAGATGTCTTTCGTTGTGGTACAGTTTCAGGTGTAGGTATAGCATCACCTGTTGGCAGAACACCAGCTGGCTTTGGCTTagctgtatatttttgttttgcCATTTGGTAATCtccagaatcaaaatatttttgctgaaagtttttttacatataacttagaaaattttctttataccAATTTAcattatagatatatttattataataccaTAGTTATTCAGCATtttaatcaaaaaattatCCATTAACTCATGGAagcttaaataattaatttatatatatatgtatgtatatatacccCTTTAGCTAGCCTCTTCTGTAGAAATGCTGAATGTCCACTAATTGGACGACCAGTATTTGGAAACTTTGCTCTTAATTTtgcttcttctattttttcaatatcatttgaagataactgaaacaaaaattattttatactttttgaattgtaaaaatcagtaaaattacaatattaatacaacattAACTTTAACAACAAGCATTATCttcaaaatattgtaacatttaaattttctggAGCAAACTTgaacataatttaaaataataaatatcgcattataatttaaacgcaaaacaaatagaaaactattatttattttaatattatacctCAACTGTTTCAGACAGTTCATTTGCTTGATCGTTGCTCATCGTTGGTTGCTGTTTCTAACCACTTTTCTGATGATGACGGCTTTTAGAATTACACAAGTATCggtcaaatatttatttcaacactACCGCATAAAAGCATATGGCGCGGAGACGCcgattttttacattaaaactcGTTCTCGTTCaacaaaatttgattattcacaattttagaaattttatcatCGCCGAAAACAAATATCTGTCAATGAAAGTGAACTCACACAGGCAGCAACAATATTTCGCATACAGTCATATATTTCTAGATAGCCGTTACCAGAGTTTGATCTAGgtgtaaattttcataacgTACAGacgataaaaatcaatatttaaataaggATTTATAAATACACACGTCAGCTTATATAAGCGAATTGTCATAAAATGTGGTAATAGTTTGATGCAGATGTGCATTTGCGGAGCGGAAAATGCGGTCGATAAAAATGgttaacataaatatttcatctcaCTAAATCGCTTTTCTTGAAAATGcgtaatatttatgaaattcttttagAGCCTTATTaaagtttgataaaaatgaaactactATCACATCATATAGTAATcttaaataacttttaaaaaacAATAGATGGAATCTTTTACGCAAAATGATAGCGCAAAATATCATGAAGAacttatttcattaaaagaatAGTCATTACTACAACCTCTGCAAAAAG
Above is a genomic segment from Bombus pascuorum chromosome 9, iyBomPasc1.1, whole genome shotgun sequence containing:
- the LOC132910964 gene encoding alpha-endosulfine; amino-acid sequence: MSNDQANELSETVELSSNDIEKIEEAKLRAKFPNTGRPISGHSAFLQKRLAKGQKYFDSGDYQMAKQKYTAKPKPAGVLPTGDAIPTPETVPQRKTSIIQQKFNTTSTS